A single region of the Apodemus sylvaticus chromosome 7, mApoSyl1.1, whole genome shotgun sequence genome encodes:
- the Fbxl12 gene encoding F-box/LRR-repeat protein 12 isoform X3 yields MRPKVMWHLLRRYMASRLHSLRMGGYLFSGSQAPQLSPALMRALGQKCPNLKRLCLHVADLSMVPITSLPSTLRTLELHSCEISMIWLQKEQDPTVLPLLECIVLDRVPAFRDEHLQGLTRFRALRSLVLGGTYRVTETGLDASLQELSYLQRLEVLGCTLSADSTLLAVSRHLRDLRKIRLTVGGLSAQGLVFLEGMPVLESVCLQGPLITPEMPTPTQIVSSCLTMPKLRVLEVQGLGWEGQEAEKILCKGLPHCRVIVRACPKESMDWWM; encoded by the coding sequence atGCGGCCGAAAGTCATGTGGCACCTCCTGCGCCGGTACATGGCATCCCGGCTCCACTCACTGCGCATGGGTGGCTACCTGTTTTCTGGCTCTCAGGCCCCACAGCTGTCCCCTGCCTTGATGCGGGCCCTGGGTCAGAAATGCCCCAACCTGAAGCGCCTGTGCCTGCACGTGGCTGACCTCAGCATGGTGCCTATCACCAGCCTGCCCAGCACACTGAGGACCCTGGAGCTGCACAGCTGCGAAATCTCGATGATCTGGTTGCAGAAAGAGCAGGACCCCACGGTGCTGCCACTGCTGGAATGCATCGTGCTAGACCGAGTGCCGGCCTTCCGCGATGAGCACCTGCAGGGCCTTACCCGCTTCCGAGCCCTGCGCTCGCTAGTGCTGGGTGGCACCTACCGGGTCACTGAAACCGGGCTGGATGCCAGCCTGCAGGAGCTCAGCTACCTGCAACGGCTGGAAGTGCTGGGCTGCACCTTGTCAGCTGACAGCACCCTGCTGGCCGTCAGCCGTCACCTCCGAGACCTGCGCAAGATTCGGCTGACCGTTGGGGGCCtctcagcccagggcctggtctTCCTGGAGGGAATGCCTGTCCTGGAGAGTGTGTGCTTACAGGGCCCCCTTATCACCCCAGAAATGCCCACACCCACTCAGATTGTGTCCTCCTGTCTCACCATGCCTAAGCTCAGAGTGCTTGAGGTGCAAGGGCTGGGCTGGgagggccaggaagcagagaagatcTTGTGCAAGGGCCTGCCCCACTGCAGAGTTATTGTCAGGGCCTGTCCCAAAGAGTCCATGGATTGGTGGATGTGA
- the Fbxl12 gene encoding F-box/LRR-repeat protein 12 isoform X2, protein MATLFDLPDLVLLEIFSYLPVRDRIRISRVCHRWKKLVDDRWLWRHVDLTLYTMRPKVMWHLLRRYMASRLHSLRMGGYLFSGSQAPQLSPALMRALGQKCPNLKRLCLHVADLSMVPITSLPSTLRTLELHSCEISMIWLQKEQDPTVLPLLECIVLDRVPAFRDEHLQGLTRFRALRSLVLGGTYRVTETGLDASLQELSYLQRLEVLGCTLSADSTLLAVSRHLRDLRKIRLTVGGLSAQGLVFLEGMPVLESVCLQGPLITPEMPTPTQIVSSCLTMPKLRVLEVQGLGWEGQEAEKILCKGLPHCRVIVRACPKESMDWWM, encoded by the exons ATGGCGACGCTGTTTGACCTCCCAGACTTGGTGCTCTTGGAGATCTTCTCCTACCTCCCGGTCCGCGACCGGATCCGCATCTCCAG GGTCTGTCACCGCTGGAAGAAGCTCGTGGACGACCGGTGGCTGTGGCGACACGTCGACCTGACGCTCTACACG atGCGGCCGAAAGTCATGTGGCACCTCCTGCGCCGGTACATGGCATCCCGGCTCCACTCACTGCGCATGGGTGGCTACCTGTTTTCTGGCTCTCAGGCCCCACAGCTGTCCCCTGCCTTGATGCGGGCCCTGGGTCAGAAATGCCCCAACCTGAAGCGCCTGTGCCTGCACGTGGCTGACCTCAGCATGGTGCCTATCACCAGCCTGCCCAGCACACTGAGGACCCTGGAGCTGCACAGCTGCGAAATCTCGATGATCTGGTTGCAGAAAGAGCAGGACCCCACGGTGCTGCCACTGCTGGAATGCATCGTGCTAGACCGAGTGCCGGCCTTCCGCGATGAGCACCTGCAGGGCCTTACCCGCTTCCGAGCCCTGCGCTCGCTAGTGCTGGGTGGCACCTACCGGGTCACTGAAACCGGGCTGGATGCCAGCCTGCAGGAGCTCAGCTACCTGCAACGGCTGGAAGTGCTGGGCTGCACCTTGTCAGCTGACAGCACCCTGCTGGCCGTCAGCCGTCACCTCCGAGACCTGCGCAAGATTCGGCTGACCGTTGGGGGCCtctcagcccagggcctggtctTCCTGGAGGGAATGCCTGTCCTGGAGAGTGTGTGCTTACAGGGCCCCCTTATCACCCCAGAAATGCCCACACCCACTCAGATTGTGTCCTCCTGTCTCACCATGCCTAAGCTCAGAGTGCTTGAGGTGCAAGGGCTGGGCTGGgagggccaggaagcagagaagatcTTGTGCAAGGGCCTGCCCCACTGCAGAGTTATTGTCAGGGCCTGTCCCAAAGAGTCCATGGATTGGTGGATGTGA
- the Fbxl12 gene encoding F-box/LRR-repeat protein 12 isoform X1: MATLFDLPDLVLLEIFSYLPVRDRIRISRVCHRWKKLVDDRWLWRHVDLTLYTGRKLIEEQNSRETSEPRYQMRPKVMWHLLRRYMASRLHSLRMGGYLFSGSQAPQLSPALMRALGQKCPNLKRLCLHVADLSMVPITSLPSTLRTLELHSCEISMIWLQKEQDPTVLPLLECIVLDRVPAFRDEHLQGLTRFRALRSLVLGGTYRVTETGLDASLQELSYLQRLEVLGCTLSADSTLLAVSRHLRDLRKIRLTVGGLSAQGLVFLEGMPVLESVCLQGPLITPEMPTPTQIVSSCLTMPKLRVLEVQGLGWEGQEAEKILCKGLPHCRVIVRACPKESMDWWM; encoded by the exons ATGGCGACGCTGTTTGACCTCCCAGACTTGGTGCTCTTGGAGATCTTCTCCTACCTCCCGGTCCGCGACCGGATCCGCATCTCCAG GGTCTGTCACCGCTGGAAGAAGCTCGTGGACGACCGGTGGCTGTGGCGACACGTCGACCTGACGCTCTACACG GGAAGGAAGCTCATAGAAGAACAGAATTCCAGGGAGACATCAGAACCCAGATACCAG atGCGGCCGAAAGTCATGTGGCACCTCCTGCGCCGGTACATGGCATCCCGGCTCCACTCACTGCGCATGGGTGGCTACCTGTTTTCTGGCTCTCAGGCCCCACAGCTGTCCCCTGCCTTGATGCGGGCCCTGGGTCAGAAATGCCCCAACCTGAAGCGCCTGTGCCTGCACGTGGCTGACCTCAGCATGGTGCCTATCACCAGCCTGCCCAGCACACTGAGGACCCTGGAGCTGCACAGCTGCGAAATCTCGATGATCTGGTTGCAGAAAGAGCAGGACCCCACGGTGCTGCCACTGCTGGAATGCATCGTGCTAGACCGAGTGCCGGCCTTCCGCGATGAGCACCTGCAGGGCCTTACCCGCTTCCGAGCCCTGCGCTCGCTAGTGCTGGGTGGCACCTACCGGGTCACTGAAACCGGGCTGGATGCCAGCCTGCAGGAGCTCAGCTACCTGCAACGGCTGGAAGTGCTGGGCTGCACCTTGTCAGCTGACAGCACCCTGCTGGCCGTCAGCCGTCACCTCCGAGACCTGCGCAAGATTCGGCTGACCGTTGGGGGCCtctcagcccagggcctggtctTCCTGGAGGGAATGCCTGTCCTGGAGAGTGTGTGCTTACAGGGCCCCCTTATCACCCCAGAAATGCCCACACCCACTCAGATTGTGTCCTCCTGTCTCACCATGCCTAAGCTCAGAGTGCTTGAGGTGCAAGGGCTGGGCTGGgagggccaggaagcagagaagatcTTGTGCAAGGGCCTGCCCCACTGCAGAGTTATTGTCAGGGCCTGTCCCAAAGAGTCCATGGATTGGTGGATGTGA